In Gossypium arboreum isolate Shixiya-1 chromosome 5, ASM2569848v2, whole genome shotgun sequence, a single genomic region encodes these proteins:
- the LOC108465848 gene encoding LOW QUALITY PROTEIN: probable flavin-containing monooxygenase 1 (The sequence of the model RefSeq protein was modified relative to this genomic sequence to represent the inferred CDS: deleted 1 base in 1 codon), with the protein MAENHYENPPLTIAKIGVIGAGVSGIAAAKQLYHHNPVVFEASDSIGGVWRTCAYNSTKLQSARKSYEFSDFPWPNRDDPSFPTHVEVVDYLESYAKHFDLLKFVKFNSKVMELRFVGQQGTTELGGNGGAFGSPLQGHPVWQIAVQTNGSQSLQLYAFEFVVVCIGKYGDIPKIPSFPHNKGPEMFQGGVLHSIDYCKLDKDAAFQLLKGKKVAVIGYKKSAIDLAVECAEANQGPEGQPCTMVVKTLHWTVPHYSVWGLPFFLFYSTRASQFLHEKPNQTFLRTMLCYILSPLRRGVLKFIESYLLWKLPLQKYGLKPDHPFEEDYASCQMVIMPENFFTEADKGNIVFKRSSNWWFWKEGIEFDDNTKMKADVVILATGYDGKKKLKTILPDLFRSLIEYHPSGIMPLYRGTIHPQITNMAFAGYIESVANLHTSELHSMWLARYVDEKFKLPSAENMLEQIYKEMEVSRRITRFYKRHCVSTFSINHGDEICEEMGWNSWRKRSWFAEAFSPYGSQDYRLKN; encoded by the exons atggctGAGAATCACTATGAAAACCCTCCTCTTACCATCGCCAAGATTGGTGTCATTGGAGCTGGTGTTAGCGGCATCGCAGCTGCTAAACAGCTATATCACCATAACCCTGTTGTTTTCGAGGCCTCGGATTCAATAGGTGGGGTGTGGAGAACCTGTGCTTATAATTCCACTAAGCTGCAATCGGCTCGTAAGAGTTACGAGTTTTCGGATTTCCCGTGGCCTAACAGAGACGATCCCAGTTTTCCTACTCATGTTGAGGTAGTTGATTACTTGGAATCATATGCTAAGCACTTTGATCTGCTGAAGTTCGTCAAGTTCAATTCAAAGGTGATGGAGTTACGTTTTGTTGGGCAACAAGGAACGACCGAGCTTGGCGGAAATGGTGGGGCGTTTGGGAGTCCATTACAAGGCCACCCTGTTTGGCAGATCGCAGTGCAAACTAATGGTTCACAAAGCCTACAG TTGTATGCCTTTGAGTTTGTGGTTGTTTGCATTGGAAAATATGGGGATATACCCAAAATTCCAAGTTTCCCACACAACAAAGGTCCTGAGATGTTCCAAGGCGGGGTCCTTCATTCCATTGACTACTGCAAACTGGACAAGGATGCTGCTTTTCAACTgctg aaaggaaaaaaagttgCAGTCATTGGCTACAAAAAATCAGCCATTGATCTAGCTGTAGAATGTGCAGAAGCAAACCAAG GGCCTGAAGGGCAGCCATGTACCATGGTAGTAAAGACACTTCACTGGACTGTTCCACATTATTCAGTGTGGGGTTTGCCCTTCTTCTTGTTCTATTCTACAAGAGCTTCTCAGTTCCTCCATgaaaaacccaaccaaacctttCTCAGGACCATGCTTTGCTACATTTTATCTCCCCTG AGGCGAGGGGTTTTGAAATTCATCGAGTCTTACTTGCTCTGGAAACTTCCATTACAGAAATATGGTTTGAAACCAGACCACCCATTTGAAGAAGATTATGCATCTTGTCAGATGGTCATCATGCCAGAAAATTTCTTCACCGAGGCTGATAAAGGAAACATTGTTTTCAAAAGATCATCCAACTGGTGGTTCTGGAAAGAAGGAATTGAGTTTGATGACAATACTAAAATGAAGGCAGATGTTGTGATCCTTGCAActggttatgatggaaagaagaAACTCAAAACTATCTTACCAGACCTTTTCCGTAGTTTAATCGAATATCATCCTTCAGGAATCATGCCCTTGTATAG AGGTACAATCCACCCACAGATAACCAACATGGCTTTTGCGGGTTATATCGAAAGTGTCGCAAACCTTCACACATCAGAGCTGCATAGCATGTGGCTTGCTCGATACGTGGACGAGAAGTTTAAGCTCCCGAGTGCTGAAAACATGCTGGAACAGATATATAAGGAGATGGAGGTGTCGAGGAGGATAACCAGGTTTTACAAGAGGCACTGCGTTTCCACGTTTAGCATCAACCACGGGGATGAAATCTGTGAAGAAATGGGGTGGAATTCTTGGAGGAAAAGAAGCTGGTTTGCAGAAGCTTTTAGCCCTTATGGCAGTCAGGATTATCGCCTCAAAAACTAA
- the LOC108487357 gene encoding pectinesterase inhibitor 3-like, whose product MVTIPFFVLIILLFLSSSAATPKSGAGHDLVRSSCVHASYPSLCFRTLSSYSGPANTPRELAQAAVKVSLSRARKVSNYLSTSVTGYNKRERVALSDCVEQIDESMEELSKTLGELKHLRGETFEFQMSNAQTWVSAALTNEDTCLDGFEGVDGKVKSDVKRKITNVAKVTSNALYMINRLNESRGRHR is encoded by the coding sequence ATGGTGACAATCCCTTTCTTTGTCCTAATCATCCTCCTTTTCCTCTCCAGCTCCGCGGCCACACCAAAGAGCGGTGCAGGTCACGACCTGGTCCGTTCATCATGTGTCCACGCCAGCTATCCAAGCCTCTGTTTTCGCACCCTTTCTTCCTACTCCGGCCCAGCCAACACCCCACGTGAGTTAGCCCAAGCCGCCGTAAAAGTCAGCCTGTCCCGTGCCCGGAAAGTGTCGAACTACTTGTCGACGAGTGTGACGGGGTACAACAAGAGGGAACGAGTCGCACTGAGTGACTGCGTGGAGCAAATAGATGAGTCGATGGAGGAGTTGAGCAAGACACTAGGGGAGTTGAAGCACTTGAGAGGGGAGACGTTCGAGTTTCAGATGAGTAATGCGCAGACATGGGTGAGTGCGGCGCTGACGAATGAGGACACGTGTCTTGATGGGTTCGAAGGAGTTGACGGCAAGGTTAAATCTGATGTGAAGAGGAAGATCACGAATGTGGCTAAAGTTACCAGTAATGCTCTGTACATGATCAATAGGCTCAATGAAAGTCGTGGTAGGCACCGTTGA
- the LOC108488587 gene encoding uncharacterized protein LOC108488587 — MNQLLDSHLEALAFNYVSFGIFTIVNNLWTWVAVITAAVSFWRIRAAGAATSSCSVKGREQRPSTSIDARRPIPEVEEKHPTASTSVSDPASVTETSVSPLVFNDGVTKGGKSMLTVYYEDDIGGENDGDVDGETTGKEWCDGGGYCKEGEWWESWERVLRLRKGEMGWYRYQDLSAINGNVVRLWDESCRRGRYSSSCSVW, encoded by the coding sequence ATGAACCAGTTGTTGGATTCTCATCTCGAAGCTTTAGCTTTTAACTATGTAAGCTTTGGGATTTTCACTATTGTTAATAATCTATGGACGTGGGTCGCTGTTATCACTGCTGCGGTTAGTTTTTGGAGGATTAGAGCCGCCGGCGCCGCTACCTCATCATGTTCCGTTAAAGGTCGTGAACAAAGACCTTCGACATCCATCGATGCTCGACGACCAATTCCCGAAGTTGAAGAAAAGCACCCGACGGCTTCAACTTCGGTTTCAGATCCAGCCTCCGTTACGGAAACGAGTGTTTCGCCTTTAGTTTTCAATGATGGGGTGACGAAAGGAGGGAAGTCAATGTTGACTGTTTATTACGAGGATGATATCGGAGGGGAGAATGACGGTGACGTCGATGGTGAAACGACGGGGAAGGAATGGTGTGACGGTGGTGGGTATTGCAAGGAAGGGGAGTGGTGGGAGAGTTGGGAAAGAGTGTTGAGGTTGAGGAAAGGGGAGATGGGGTGGTACCGTTATCAGGATTTGTCGGCGATAAACGGCAACGTTGTTAGGTTATGGGATGAATCGTGTAGGAGAGGAAGGTACAGCTCAAGCTGTTCTGTATGGTAG